A genomic region of Alistipes megaguti contains the following coding sequences:
- a CDS encoding SusC/RagA family TonB-linked outer membrane protein, which translates to MKMILRQALILLSVLLQCGAAFAQPRSVTGRVADVNGMPVVGATVVVKEARNSGAITDSDGRYQIRIPEGGKTLLFSFVGYQTQEQVVAPGRTRLDVVLQPTSTEIEQIVVTGYSQTTVKKVTGSVGILTADELQLKPQTSVDAMMQGELAGVTVTPTTGRPGASQRIRIRGIANLSGNTTPLWVVDGVPLQNEGPSTNLSSNELKTGGFDDIFIYGIGGVNPSDIESIVVLKDAAAAAIYGSRAANGVIVVTTKRGKAGKMKVNFSSNVTVSFRPQRQPSLMNTAEKLAWEQELWDEFAAEKYAQSLLDPSVIYPTVGIVGQVRSGQLAFAHLKGDTAAQDAYLSSLAATDTDWYDVILRNAVSVNGHVSVSGGSETYNYYLSLGYTNDQGMLIEDSADRYTFKANLGFKPTRRFSFDVGADISCRKANTPNPSVDPFTYAYFANPYEKPYNEDGSYANDQTWLSLPNYNRDTYEDLPEKGFNILREIEGNKTKTDYVSTEVRLGMEYKLLENLKFEGLASYNFNNNDTQTTREEDTYGAYQDRLSIHRTHNGNLYGSILENKSRRTGYLLRGHLTYVGEYGDGHTLNVVGGAELRGNDSHTLFNKRFNYDPRTGNTALPPIEKPSESTLREIERLTGEYFTKSRYASFYLSADYSFRDRYILSVTGRADGSSYFGTHAQFNPNWSVGGAWILTEEPFMASARKVLQYAKLKASYGFTGNIVTSASPQLMMNYSLQTYREYQSQNHLVGTISSAPNPNLGWEKVNDVKVGLDLAFLDGRLSLETEYYRRLTKGAVDDKPLYVTTGFTHQAANFARLRNRGIEFTLRGGIVQTRDWTLDASVNFAFNSNKVLEYASSVSFQHMKLNYYEGYPARALIGGKVVGIDPLTGLYEFKLRPDAVISSDADYTDEANYLYYLGNREAPFNGGFSISAGYRNLRLSVNGVFSFGSYAYDRNESPATYSQIAAGSVSTMDRAQTEYSDLYSNHLNVWKDRTDRWTETNTTGTKYPRIYDSFDAKYHFDQSNPTANAVVDGIYIYKISYVRIKNITLSYSLPRKVVNRGGFDAVSFNVSLANFFTFTDYKGMDPEVPGAIYPTTRSVTFGVTLGF; encoded by the coding sequence ATGAAGATGATTTTACGTCAAGCCTTGATTCTGCTGTCGGTTCTGTTGCAGTGCGGTGCTGCGTTCGCACAGCCGCGGTCCGTCACGGGGCGGGTTGCGGATGTGAACGGGATGCCCGTGGTCGGGGCGACGGTGGTCGTGAAGGAGGCGCGCAACAGCGGGGCGATCACGGATTCCGACGGACGCTACCAAATCCGGATTCCCGAAGGCGGCAAGACCCTTCTGTTTTCATTTGTCGGTTATCAGACGCAGGAGCAGGTCGTGGCTCCCGGGCGTACACGTTTGGACGTGGTTCTGCAACCCACCTCCACGGAGATCGAACAGATTGTCGTGACGGGCTATTCGCAGACCACGGTCAAGAAGGTGACCGGTTCGGTGGGTATCCTGACGGCCGATGAACTGCAACTCAAGCCGCAGACCTCGGTCGACGCCATGATGCAGGGCGAGTTGGCCGGTGTCACGGTTACGCCGACTACGGGGCGCCCCGGAGCCAGTCAGCGGATCCGGATCCGCGGTATTGCCAATCTTTCGGGAAATACAACTCCGCTGTGGGTGGTCGACGGCGTTCCGTTGCAGAATGAGGGCCCGAGTACGAATCTGAGTTCGAATGAGCTCAAGACCGGCGGTTTCGACGACATTTTCATCTATGGGATCGGCGGGGTGAACCCGAGCGATATCGAGTCGATCGTCGTGCTGAAGGACGCCGCGGCAGCGGCAATCTACGGATCGCGGGCTGCGAACGGCGTCATCGTGGTGACCACCAAACGGGGCAAGGCCGGGAAGATGAAGGTCAATTTCTCGTCGAATGTCACCGTTTCGTTCCGCCCCCAGCGGCAGCCGTCGTTGATGAATACGGCCGAGAAACTGGCCTGGGAGCAGGAACTCTGGGACGAATTCGCGGCTGAGAAATATGCGCAGTCGCTTCTGGACCCGTCGGTGATCTATCCCACGGTGGGTATCGTGGGACAGGTTCGCTCCGGACAGTTGGCCTTTGCCCATCTGAAGGGCGATACGGCGGCGCAGGATGCCTATCTGAGTTCGCTGGCTGCGACCGATACCGACTGGTATGACGTGATTCTGCGCAATGCCGTCTCGGTGAATGGCCATGTCTCGGTGAGCGGCGGTTCGGAGACCTACAACTACTACCTTTCGTTGGGTTATACCAACGACCAGGGCATGCTCATCGAAGACAGTGCCGACCGCTATACCTTCAAGGCCAATCTGGGCTTCAAACCCACCCGCCGTTTCTCCTTCGATGTGGGCGCCGATATCTCCTGCCGGAAGGCCAATACGCCGAATCCGAGCGTCGATCCCTTCACCTATGCCTATTTCGCCAACCCCTACGAGAAGCCCTACAACGAGGATGGCAGCTATGCCAACGACCAGACGTGGCTCTCGCTGCCCAACTACAACCGCGATACCTATGAGGACCTGCCGGAAAAGGGCTTCAACATCCTGCGGGAGATCGAGGGCAACAAGACGAAGACCGATTACGTTTCGACGGAGGTCCGTCTGGGGATGGAGTACAAACTGCTGGAGAATCTGAAGTTTGAAGGACTGGCCTCCTATAACTTCAACAACAATGATACGCAGACTACCCGGGAGGAGGATACGTACGGGGCCTATCAGGATCGCTTGAGCATCCATCGTACGCACAACGGCAATCTCTACGGCTCCATTCTGGAAAACAAGAGCCGTCGCACGGGGTATCTGCTGCGCGGGCATCTCACCTATGTCGGGGAGTACGGCGACGGCCATACGTTGAATGTGGTCGGAGGCGCCGAATTGCGGGGCAATGATTCGCACACGCTCTTCAACAAACGGTTCAATTACGACCCGCGGACCGGCAATACGGCTCTGCCACCGATCGAAAAACCCTCGGAAAGCACGCTGCGGGAGATCGAGCGTCTGACGGGCGAGTATTTCACCAAGTCCCGCTATGCGTCGTTCTATCTTTCGGCCGACTATTCGTTCCGGGACCGTTATATTCTGAGCGTCACAGGGCGTGCCGACGGCAGCTCCTATTTCGGCACGCATGCGCAGTTCAATCCCAACTGGAGTGTGGGCGGAGCCTGGATTCTGACCGAGGAGCCCTTCATGGCATCGGCCCGCAAGGTGCTCCAATACGCCAAACTGAAAGCCTCTTACGGCTTTACGGGAAATATCGTGACGAGCGCCTCGCCGCAACTGATGATGAACTATTCGCTGCAGACCTATCGGGAGTATCAGTCGCAGAACCACCTGGTTGGAACGATCTCTTCGGCGCCCAATCCGAATCTGGGGTGGGAGAAGGTCAACGACGTGAAGGTGGGTCTGGACCTGGCATTCCTGGACGGCCGGCTTTCGCTCGAAACGGAGTATTACAGACGTCTGACCAAAGGCGCCGTGGACGACAAGCCGCTTTACGTGACCACGGGATTCACCCATCAGGCGGCCAATTTCGCCCGTCTGCGCAACCGGGGTATCGAGTTCACGCTCCGGGGCGGGATCGTTCAGACCCGGGACTGGACGCTGGATGCTTCGGTCAATTTCGCTTTCAACTCGAACAAGGTGCTCGAATATGCGAGTTCGGTATCGTTCCAGCACATGAAGCTCAACTACTACGAGGGCTATCCGGCCCGGGCGCTCATTGGTGGCAAGGTGGTCGGGATCGACCCCCTGACGGGTCTTTACGAATTCAAACTTCGCCCCGATGCGGTCATTTCGAGCGATGCAGACTACACCGACGAAGCCAACTACCTCTACTATCTGGGGAATCGGGAGGCGCCGTTCAACGGCGGTTTCAGCATTTCGGCCGGATACCGGAATTTGCGTCTGTCGGTCAACGGCGTCTTTTCGTTCGGGTCTTATGCCTATGACCGCAACGAGTCGCCGGCGACTTACAGCCAGATCGCTGCGGGAAGCGTCTCCACGATGGACCGGGCGCAGACTGAGTACAGCGACCTGTATTCGAACCACCTGAATGTCTGGAAAGACCGCACCGACCGTTGGACGGAAACGAACACTACGGGGACGAAATACCCGCGGATCTACGACTCGTTCGACGCGAAGTACCATTTCGACCAGTCGAATCCGACCGCCAATGCCGTGGTCGATGGAATCTATATCTACAAGATTTCGTACGTGCGGATCAAGAACATCACGCTCTCCTACTCGTTGCCGCGCAAGGTGGTCAACCGGGGCGGATTCGATGCCGTGAGCTTCAACGTAAGTCTGGCCAACTTCTTTACATTCACCGATTACAAGGGCATGGACCCGGAGGTTCCGGGCGCGATCTATCCCACGACGCGCTCCGTGACGTTCGGCGTGACGCTCGGATTCTAA